In the genome of Aureimonas sp. OT7, one region contains:
- a CDS encoding phosphoketolase family protein, with product MDQTSAHGTGTLSQTELSLIDRYWRAANYLSVGQIYLLDNPLLKEPLTADHVKARLLGHWGTTPGLNFIYVHLNRIIARRDEEILYVCGPGHGGPGMVANTYLEGVYSEIYPDVPESEDGIRKLFRQFSFPGGIPSHAAPETPGSIHEGGELGYALLHAFGAAFDNPDLVVACVVGDGEAETGPLSGSWQSARFLNPSRDGAVLPILHLNGYKIANPTVMGRMDDADIAKIFEGYGYRPIFVCGEEHAPMHQAMAAALDQCFDAIAQIRETARNGSGSGPVHWPMIVLRSPKGWTGPKEVDGLKVEGFWRSHQVPLSNVKKNAEHLKLLEQWMHSYEPQTLFDEAGRLVPELREIAPRGDRRMGAVPVANGGRLRRELAMPDYRSLAVDVPRPGAVTAEATRVMGTLIREVARLNADTKNFRLFGPDETASNRLDAVFDVTDRAWMEQLKPYDVHLAPEGRVMEILSEHCCQGWLEGYLLTGRHGLFSCYEAFIHIVDSMFNQHAKWLKVSRELEWRAPISSLNYLLTSHVWRQDHNGFSHQDPGFVDLVANKKADIVRIYLPPDANTLLWVTDHCLRTYDRINVIVAGKQPAPQWLSMDAAVRHCEAGIGIWDWAGTEDGGEPDVVMASAGDVPTMESLAAVDLLRQHVPDLKIRVVNVVDLMALQPRSAHPHGLDDADFNALFTTDKPVIFAYHGYPYLIHRLTYARTNHANMHVRGFVEEGTTTTPFDMVVMNGLDRFHLALEAIRRVPGLADRASGAVELFRRKLEEHERYTREYGEDMPEITKWGWSYDTAARTGD from the coding sequence ATGGACCAGACGTCGGCACACGGAACCGGTACGCTCTCCCAAACCGAGCTGTCGTTGATCGATCGCTACTGGCGCGCTGCCAACTACCTGTCGGTCGGCCAGATCTACCTGCTGGACAATCCGCTGTTGAAGGAGCCGCTGACTGCGGACCACGTCAAGGCGCGGCTTCTGGGCCACTGGGGCACGACACCGGGCCTGAACTTCATCTATGTCCATCTCAACCGTATCATCGCCCGGCGCGACGAAGAGATCCTTTATGTCTGCGGCCCCGGCCATGGCGGGCCCGGCATGGTCGCCAACACCTATCTGGAGGGTGTCTACAGCGAGATCTACCCGGATGTCCCGGAAAGCGAAGACGGCATCCGCAAACTGTTCCGGCAGTTCTCCTTTCCCGGCGGCATTCCCAGCCACGCCGCCCCGGAAACGCCGGGCTCCATCCATGAGGGCGGCGAACTCGGCTATGCCCTCCTGCATGCCTTCGGGGCCGCCTTCGACAATCCGGACCTCGTGGTGGCCTGCGTCGTCGGCGACGGCGAGGCCGAGACCGGACCGCTATCGGGGTCCTGGCAGTCGGCCCGGTTCCTGAACCCGTCCCGCGATGGTGCGGTCCTGCCGATCCTGCATCTCAACGGCTACAAGATCGCCAATCCCACCGTGATGGGCCGGATGGACGATGCCGACATCGCCAAGATATTCGAAGGCTACGGATATCGCCCGATCTTCGTCTGCGGCGAGGAGCATGCGCCCATGCACCAGGCCATGGCGGCGGCGCTGGACCAATGCTTCGACGCGATCGCTCAGATTCGCGAAACAGCGCGCAACGGCTCCGGATCCGGCCCCGTGCACTGGCCGATGATCGTGTTGCGCAGCCCCAAGGGCTGGACCGGGCCGAAGGAGGTCGACGGGCTGAAGGTGGAAGGCTTCTGGCGCTCGCACCAGGTTCCGCTGTCCAACGTGAAGAAGAACGCGGAACACCTGAAGCTGCTGGAGCAGTGGATGCACTCCTATGAGCCGCAGACCCTGTTCGACGAGGCGGGCCGGCTCGTGCCGGAACTGCGCGAGATCGCACCCCGGGGAGACCGCCGGATGGGTGCCGTGCCCGTGGCCAATGGCGGCAGGCTGCGCCGGGAACTCGCGATGCCGGACTATCGCAGCCTTGCCGTCGACGTGCCGCGGCCGGGTGCGGTCACCGCGGAAGCCACCCGCGTCATGGGTACGCTCATCCGCGAGGTCGCGCGTCTCAATGCGGACACGAAGAATTTTCGCCTGTTCGGTCCGGACGAGACCGCGTCGAACCGGCTGGACGCCGTCTTCGACGTGACGGATCGGGCCTGGATGGAGCAATTGAAGCCCTATGACGTCCATCTGGCGCCGGAGGGCCGGGTCATGGAAATCCTGTCCGAGCATTGCTGTCAGGGCTGGCTCGAAGGATATCTTTTGACCGGTCGCCACGGGCTGTTCTCATGCTACGAAGCGTTCATCCACATCGTGGATTCGATGTTCAACCAGCATGCCAAATGGCTGAAGGTCTCGCGCGAGCTGGAATGGCGCGCCCCGATCTCGTCGTTGAACTATCTTCTGACCAGCCACGTCTGGCGGCAGGACCATAACGGATTCAGCCACCAGGACCCCGGCTTCGTCGACCTCGTGGCCAACAAGAAGGCCGACATCGTTCGCATCTATCTTCCGCCGGACGCCAATACGCTTCTCTGGGTCACGGATCACTGCCTGCGGACCTACGACCGGATCAACGTCATCGTCGCCGGCAAGCAGCCGGCGCCGCAATGGCTGTCGATGGACGCTGCGGTGCGCCATTGCGAGGCCGGTATCGGCATCTGGGACTGGGCCGGCACCGAGGACGGCGGCGAGCCGGATGTGGTGATGGCGTCGGCCGGGGACGTTCCGACGATGGAGTCGCTGGCCGCCGTGGATCTCTTACGCCAGCATGTGCCCGACCTGAAGATCCGGGTCGTCAACGTGGTGGACCTGATGGCGCTGCAACCGCGATCTGCCCATCCGCACGGCCTCGACGACGCGGATTTCAACGCGCTCTTCACCACGGACAAGCCGGTCATCTTCGCCTATCACGGCTATCCCTACCTCATCCATCGCCTGACCTATGCCCGGACGAACCACGCCAACATGCATGTGCGCGGCTTCGTGGAGGAGGGGACCACGACAACGCCCTTCGACATGGTGGTCATGAACGGTCTGGACCGGTTTCACCTGGCGCTCGAGGCCATCCGCCGCGTACCGGGCCTGGCCGACCGCGCGTCCGGCGCGGTGGAGCTGTTCCGGCGCAAACTGGAAGAGCACGAGCGCTACACGCGCGAGTATGGCGAGGACATGCCCGAGATCACCAAATGGGGCTGGTCCTACGACACCGCCGCCCGGACCGGAGATTGA
- a CDS encoding TetR/AcrR family transcriptional regulator, protein MSYLKGLQTASSIRKEAERLFAARGYAAVSMRDIAEAVGIRVGGLYNHFATKQDILRDLLVKHMEELLAAWAQADPSGTSAEARLTAFARFHIRYHFERPDAVFIAYMELRNLEPANFAVVEGLRRSYEGRLRAILSEGRGLFKVEDEAVATRALIAMLTGVTTWFRPGGRLSITDIETIYVDMARRSVGLPALSDAGKTVREDSAHV, encoded by the coding sequence GTGTCGTACCTCAAAGGGCTTCAGACTGCTTCCAGCATCCGCAAAGAGGCCGAGCGCCTGTTCGCGGCGCGCGGCTATGCGGCCGTATCCATGCGCGACATCGCCGAGGCGGTCGGCATACGGGTCGGCGGTCTCTACAATCATTTCGCGACCAAGCAGGACATCCTGCGCGACCTTCTCGTCAAGCACATGGAAGAGCTGCTTGCCGCGTGGGCGCAGGCGGACCCGTCGGGTACTTCGGCAGAGGCGCGGCTGACGGCCTTTGCGCGCTTTCACATCCGCTACCACTTCGAGCGGCCCGACGCCGTCTTCATCGCCTATATGGAACTGCGCAACCTGGAGCCGGCCAATTTCGCCGTGGTCGAGGGCCTTCGGCGCAGCTACGAGGGGCGGCTGCGGGCCATCCTTTCCGAGGGGCGCGGGCTTTTCAAAGTCGAGGACGAAGCCGTCGCGACGCGCGCGCTGATCGCCATGCTGACCGGCGTCACCACATGGTTTCGCCCGGGCGGGCGGCTCAGCATAACAGACATCGAGACGATCTACGTCGATATGGCACGTCGGAGCGTGGGCCTTCCGGCCCTCTCCGACGCCGGAAAGACCGTGCGGGAGGACAGTGCACATGTATGA
- a CDS encoding isovaleryl-CoA dehydrogenase, which translates to MYEGGLQFGHGEDIAALRDMVRRFAQERIAPRAEEIDRTNTFPNELWTELGALGLLGLTVEEEYGGSGLGYLAHCVAVEEISRASASVGLSYGAHSNLCVNQIRRNGTEAQKRRYLPKLLSGEHVGALAMSESGSGSDVVSMRLRAERQGDTYVLNGTKMWITNGPDASTLVVYARTDPDAGPRGITAFLIEKGMAGFSTAQKLDKLGMRGSNTCELVFDNCVVPAENVLGAIGGGVKVLMSGLDYERIVLAAGPLGIMAACLDIVVPYVHERKQFGQAIGEFQLMQGKLADMYVTANAARAYVYTVAQAADRGETSRKDAAGCILYSAEAATQMALQAIQALGGNGYINEYATGRLLRDAKLYEIGAGTSEIRRMLIGRELFKESA; encoded by the coding sequence ATGTATGAGGGCGGACTGCAATTCGGCCATGGCGAGGATATCGCGGCCCTGCGGGATATGGTGCGGCGTTTTGCGCAGGAGCGGATCGCGCCGCGCGCCGAAGAAATCGACCGCACCAACACCTTCCCGAACGAGCTTTGGACGGAACTGGGGGCCCTCGGCCTGCTCGGGCTGACGGTCGAGGAAGAGTATGGCGGTTCCGGCCTCGGCTACCTCGCGCATTGCGTGGCGGTGGAGGAGATCAGCCGGGCATCGGCATCCGTCGGCTTGTCCTACGGCGCGCATTCCAACCTGTGCGTCAACCAGATCCGGCGCAACGGCACGGAAGCGCAGAAGCGCAGATACCTGCCGAAACTCCTCAGCGGCGAGCATGTCGGCGCACTGGCCATGTCGGAAAGCGGCTCCGGATCGGACGTGGTGTCGATGCGGTTACGCGCCGAACGGCAAGGCGACACCTATGTGCTCAACGGCACCAAGATGTGGATCACCAACGGCCCCGACGCATCGACCCTCGTCGTCTATGCCCGGACGGACCCGGACGCCGGGCCGCGCGGCATCACCGCCTTTCTGATCGAGAAGGGAATGGCGGGGTTTTCCACGGCGCAGAAGCTGGACAAGCTCGGCATGCGCGGCTCCAACACCTGCGAACTCGTCTTCGACAATTGCGTGGTGCCGGCCGAGAACGTGCTGGGCGCCATCGGCGGCGGGGTCAAGGTTCTGATGAGCGGGCTGGATTACGAGCGGATCGTGCTGGCGGCCGGCCCGCTGGGCATCATGGCCGCCTGCCTCGACATCGTGGTTCCCTACGTCCACGAGCGCAAGCAGTTCGGCCAAGCCATCGGCGAATTCCAGCTCATGCAGGGCAAGCTGGCCGATATGTATGTGACGGCCAATGCGGCCCGCGCCTACGTCTATACGGTGGCGCAGGCGGCCGACCGGGGCGAAACCAGCCGCAAGGACGCCGCCGGCTGCATTCTCTACAGCGCGGAAGCCGCGACGCAGATGGCGCTGCAGGCCATCCAGGCCCTCGGAGGCAACGGCTACATCAACGAATATGCCACGGGCCGCCTGCTTCGCGATGCCAAGCTGTACGAGATCGGGGCCGGCACCTCGGAAATCCGCCGCATGCTGATCGGCCGCGAACTCTTCAAGGAAAGCGCGTGA
- a CDS encoding carboxyl transferase domain-containing protein, with translation MAAIASSLSPRSAPFAANRAAMDSQLDAVRQVAERVLAGGGEAARQRHVARGKLLPRERVDRLLDPGSPFLEIGLLAANGQYDDAVPGAGMICGVGRVSGRPTMVVCNDATVKGGTYYPLTVKKHLRAQEIASENELPCVYLVDSGGANLPNQDEVFPDRDHFGRIFYNQANLSARGLKQVAVVMGSCTAGGAYIPAMSDETIIVRDQGTIFLAGPPLVRQATGEVVSAEELGGGMTHARLSGVVDHLAENDEHALSLARAAIAAMNARPACHAECLPVEAPLYDPAELPGIVPADARTPYDIREVIARIVDGSRFDEFKRLYGETLVCGFAHIHGMPVGILANNGVLFSESAMKGAHFIELCSQRKIPLLFLQNITGFMVGRAYEAGGIAKHGAKLVTAVSSTAVPKITMIVGGSYGAGNYGMCGRAFSPRFLWSWPNARIAVMGGEQAAGVLATVRREGLERKGESWSAEAEAEFKRPTIDLFERQSHPLYATSRLWDDGIVDPAKSRDVLGLSLATALNAPVADTRFGLFRM, from the coding sequence ATGGCCGCCATCGCCTCTTCGCTGTCGCCGCGCTCCGCACCGTTTGCCGCCAACCGGGCGGCGATGGATAGCCAGCTGGACGCCGTCCGGCAGGTGGCCGAACGCGTCCTCGCCGGCGGCGGCGAAGCCGCCCGCCAGCGCCATGTCGCACGCGGCAAGCTGCTCCCGCGCGAGCGGGTCGACCGGCTGCTCGATCCCGGTTCGCCCTTCCTGGAAATCGGACTGCTGGCCGCCAACGGCCAGTATGACGACGCCGTGCCCGGCGCCGGCATGATCTGCGGCGTCGGCCGCGTGTCGGGCCGGCCGACGATGGTGGTCTGCAACGACGCCACGGTAAAGGGCGGCACGTATTATCCGCTGACGGTCAAGAAGCACCTGCGGGCGCAGGAGATCGCATCGGAAAATGAGCTGCCATGCGTCTATCTCGTGGATTCGGGCGGCGCGAACCTGCCCAACCAGGACGAGGTCTTCCCCGATCGCGACCATTTCGGCCGCATCTTCTACAATCAGGCGAACCTGTCGGCGCGCGGCCTGAAGCAGGTGGCCGTGGTGATGGGCTCCTGCACGGCCGGCGGCGCCTACATCCCCGCCATGAGCGACGAGACCATCATCGTCCGCGACCAGGGCACCATCTTTCTGGCCGGCCCGCCCTTGGTGCGCCAGGCCACCGGCGAGGTCGTCTCCGCCGAAGAGCTCGGCGGCGGCATGACGCATGCCCGGCTGTCGGGCGTCGTCGACCATCTGGCTGAAAACGACGAGCATGCCTTGTCGCTGGCGCGCGCCGCCATCGCGGCGATGAACGCCAGGCCCGCCTGCCACGCCGAGTGCCTGCCGGTCGAAGCGCCCTTGTACGATCCGGCCGAGTTGCCCGGCATCGTGCCCGCCGATGCGCGCACGCCCTATGACATCCGTGAGGTGATCGCCCGGATCGTCGATGGCTCGCGCTTCGACGAGTTCAAGCGGCTTTACGGCGAAACGCTGGTGTGCGGTTTCGCCCACATTCATGGCATGCCGGTCGGCATCCTCGCCAATAACGGGGTGCTGTTCTCCGAAAGCGCGATGAAGGGCGCCCATTTCATCGAATTGTGCTCCCAGCGGAAGATTCCGCTGCTGTTCCTGCAGAACATCACCGGTTTCATGGTGGGCCGCGCCTACGAGGCGGGCGGTATCGCCAAGCATGGGGCCAAGCTCGTCACCGCGGTGTCCAGCACCGCGGTTCCGAAGATCACGATGATCGTCGGCGGGTCGTACGGCGCGGGCAATTACGGCATGTGCGGGCGCGCCTTTTCGCCTCGCTTCCTGTGGAGCTGGCCCAATGCGCGCATTGCGGTGATGGGCGGCGAGCAGGCGGCCGGGGTGCTGGCGACGGTGCGCCGCGAGGGTTTGGAGCGCAAGGGCGAAAGCTGGAGCGCGGAGGCGGAAGCCGAGTTCAAGCGTCCGACGATCGACCTTTTCGAGCGGCAGAGCCATCCACTCTATGCCACGTCGCGCCTGTGGGACGACGGCATCGTGGATCCCGCGAAAAGCCGCGACGTGCTTGGCCTGTCGCTGGCCACGGCGCTCAATGCGCCCGTTGCCGATACACGCTTCGGCCTGTTCCGGATGTGA
- a CDS encoding acetyl/propionyl/methylcrotonyl-CoA carboxylase subunit alpha, translated as MFDTILIANRGEIAVRVIRTARRMGLATVAVHSDADAGAPHVRLADKAVRIGPAPAAESYLRADAIIEAALATGAGAIHPGYGFLSENPDFVEAVEAAGISFIGPDAAAIRAMGLKDAAKRLMEEAAVPVVPGYHGLEQDADLLAAEAARIGFPVLVKARAGGGGKGMRRVDRADDFAAALEGARREAQSAFGDPACLIEKYVQRPRHIEIQVFGDTHGNAVHLFERDCSLQRRHQKVIEEAPAPGMTDDMREAMGVAAVRAARAIAYRGAGTVEFIIDGSDGLRPDRFWFMEMNTRLQVEHPVTEAITGLDLVEWQIRVAAGEALPLAQEDIAMRGHAVEARIYAENPAKGFLPAIGTLDCLEFPAGVRVDSGVRQGDAVTPHYDPMIAKLTAHGESRAAALGRLRTSLRQTRICGLANNVAFLEKLVAEPDFRSGTMDTGLIERVLPSLLPPAEAPSLAYALAALVFQDRFAAPANAAGPWGTLDGFRIFGTAVMPIRVEIDGRIVELRSEGGDGHYRILQDGASHTVDIVERGQEPLVRIDGIARRFGWRRSGWTATLFIDGESYVATRPQPGLSDRPADGAGVVLSPMPGTVRVVSAVPGQAVERGAALIVVEAMKMEHTLTAPRDGIVEAVFVGVGDRADDGMVLLRLQEDDAA; from the coding sequence ATGTTCGATACGATCCTGATCGCCAATCGCGGCGAAATCGCCGTACGCGTCATCCGCACCGCGCGGCGCATGGGGCTTGCCACCGTTGCGGTGCATTCCGACGCCGACGCCGGTGCGCCGCATGTGCGGCTGGCCGACAAGGCCGTGCGCATCGGGCCCGCGCCGGCAGCGGAAAGCTATCTGCGGGCCGACGCCATCATCGAGGCGGCATTGGCCACGGGGGCGGGCGCGATCCACCCCGGCTACGGTTTCCTTTCGGAAAACCCTGATTTCGTGGAGGCGGTCGAGGCTGCCGGCATCAGCTTCATAGGGCCCGACGCAGCGGCCATCCGCGCCATGGGCCTGAAGGATGCCGCCAAGCGGCTGATGGAGGAGGCCGCCGTTCCGGTCGTGCCGGGCTATCACGGGCTGGAGCAGGATGCCGACCTTTTGGCCGCCGAGGCGGCGCGCATCGGCTTTCCCGTCCTCGTCAAGGCGCGCGCCGGCGGCGGCGGCAAGGGCATGCGGCGCGTCGACCGCGCCGACGACTTCGCCGCCGCACTCGAAGGGGCCCGGCGGGAGGCGCAATCCGCCTTCGGCGACCCGGCCTGCCTGATCGAGAAATATGTCCAGCGGCCCAGGCATATCGAAATCCAGGTGTTCGGCGATACGCATGGCAACGCGGTCCATCTGTTCGAGCGCGACTGCTCGTTGCAACGGCGCCACCAGAAAGTGATCGAGGAAGCGCCCGCGCCCGGCATGACGGACGACATGCGCGAAGCCATGGGCGTCGCCGCCGTGCGGGCCGCGCGCGCCATCGCCTATCGCGGGGCAGGCACCGTGGAGTTCATCATCGACGGGTCCGACGGGCTGCGCCCCGACCGGTTCTGGTTCATGGAAATGAACACCCGCCTGCAGGTGGAGCATCCCGTCACCGAGGCCATCACCGGACTGGATCTCGTGGAATGGCAGATCCGTGTCGCTGCCGGCGAGGCGCTGCCACTGGCCCAGGAGGATATCGCCATGCGGGGGCATGCGGTGGAGGCGAGGATCTACGCCGAAAATCCCGCCAAGGGCTTCCTGCCGGCCATCGGAACGCTCGATTGCCTGGAGTTTCCTGCGGGCGTGCGCGTCGACAGCGGCGTCCGCCAGGGCGATGCGGTGACGCCGCACTACGACCCCATGATCGCCAAGCTGACGGCGCATGGGGAAAGCCGCGCGGCGGCATTGGGCAGGCTGCGCACGTCCTTGCGGCAGACGCGCATCTGCGGGCTGGCCAACAATGTCGCCTTCCTCGAAAAGCTCGTCGCCGAACCGGACTTCAGATCCGGTACGATGGACACCGGGCTGATCGAACGGGTCCTGCCCTCGCTGCTGCCGCCGGCAGAGGCGCCTTCCCTCGCCTATGCGCTGGCGGCGCTGGTGTTTCAGGACCGCTTTGCCGCTCCGGCCAACGCTGCCGGCCCGTGGGGCACCCTCGACGGATTCCGCATCTTCGGAACGGCGGTCATGCCGATCCGGGTGGAGATCGACGGACGCATCGTGGAACTGCGGTCCGAAGGCGGCGATGGGCATTACCGGATCCTGCAGGATGGCGCTTCCCACACGGTCGACATCGTCGAGCGCGGTCAGGAACCGCTTGTCCGGATCGACGGGATCGCCCGCCGCTTCGGCTGGCGAAGAAGCGGGTGGACGGCAACGCTGTTCATCGACGGGGAAAGCTATGTGGCGACGCGCCCGCAGCCCGGCCTTTCCGACCGTCCGGCGGACGGCGCGGGCGTCGTCCTGTCACCCATGCCGGGCACGGTCCGCGTCGTATCCGCCGTGCCGGGGCAGGCGGTGGAACGGGGCGCGGCGCTGATCGTGGTGGAGGCGATGAAGATGGAGCACACGTTGACGGCTCCGCGGGACGGCATCGTCGAAGCCGTCTTCGTCGGCGTCGGCGACCGGGCCGATGACGGCATGGTGCTCCTGCGCCTGCAGGAGGACGATGCCGCATGA
- a CDS encoding hydroxymethylglutaryl-CoA lyase has translation MTHVTIVEMSPRDGLQNEKRTVPTADKIRLVDMASACGFERIEAASFVSPRWVPQMADAAEVLAGIDRRPGTRYAALTPNRQGLEAAIEAGADEVAIFGSASEAFSKANINCSIAESLERFGPVVERARQVGLPVRGYISCVVACPYSGPVEPASVADLAGKLLALGCYEVSLGDTIGAGTPDTVGAMLDAVLPLVPARLLAGHYHDTNGRALDNIEASLARGLRVFDASLGGLGGCPYAPGAKGNVDTIAVCDRLDALGYRAGLDPARLAEAAAFARSLRPEA, from the coding sequence ATGACCCATGTGACGATCGTGGAGATGAGCCCGCGCGACGGGCTGCAGAACGAAAAACGCACCGTGCCCACCGCCGACAAGATCCGGCTGGTGGACATGGCGTCGGCCTGCGGCTTCGAACGGATAGAGGCTGCAAGCTTCGTTTCGCCCCGCTGGGTGCCACAAATGGCCGATGCGGCGGAGGTTCTGGCCGGCATCGATCGTCGCCCCGGCACCCGCTATGCCGCGCTGACACCCAACAGACAGGGCCTGGAAGCGGCCATCGAGGCCGGGGCCGACGAAGTCGCCATCTTCGGGTCGGCTTCGGAGGCATTCTCCAAGGCCAACATCAACTGCAGCATCGCCGAAAGCCTCGAACGGTTCGGGCCCGTGGTCGAACGCGCGCGGCAGGTCGGCCTGCCGGTCCGCGGCTACATATCCTGCGTGGTCGCCTGCCCCTATTCAGGCCCGGTGGAGCCGGCATCGGTGGCCGATCTGGCGGGCAAGCTCCTGGCGCTCGGCTGCTACGAGGTCAGCCTCGGCGATACGATCGGCGCAGGCACGCCGGATACGGTGGGCGCCATGCTCGATGCGGTGCTGCCGCTGGTTCCGGCCCGGCTCCTGGCCGGCCACTACCACGACACCAACGGGCGCGCGCTCGACAATATCGAGGCGAGCCTTGCCCGTGGGCTGCGCGTCTTCGACGCCTCCCTCGGCGGCCTTGGAGGCTGTCCCTACGCACCGGGCGCGAAAGGCAATGTCGATACGATCGCGGTTTGCGACCGGCTCGACGCTCTGGGCTATCGTGCGGGGCTGGACCCCGCGCGGCTGGCCGAGGCCGCAGCCTTCGCCCGCTCGCTCAGACCGGAGGCCTGA
- a CDS encoding enoyl-CoA hydratase-related protein produces the protein MNHLTLAVDVAGIATLTLNRPDKHNALNAAMIAELAEATRRIADDEGIHAAVLTGSGRSFCAGADLNWMRMQFDATRSERIDQARALASMLDGLNRLPKPLIGRINGPAYGGGLGLMAVCDVAIAATNAKFAFTETRLGIIPATIGPFVMARMGEAAARRVFFSARPFGPAEAVTLGLVAATADPAALDDAVMAELAPYAATEPAAVARAKALTRSLGMRIDADTLERTAEALADAWESPKARQRIGAFLAKG, from the coding sequence ATGAACCACCTGACGCTCGCCGTGGATGTCGCGGGCATTGCGACGCTGACGCTCAATCGTCCGGACAAGCATAATGCCCTGAACGCGGCGATGATCGCCGAGCTTGCCGAAGCGACGCGGCGGATCGCCGATGACGAGGGCATACATGCAGCCGTGCTGACGGGCTCGGGCCGCAGCTTCTGCGCCGGCGCGGACCTGAACTGGATGCGCATGCAGTTCGATGCCACGCGGTCGGAGCGGATCGACCAGGCCCGCGCGCTGGCCTCCATGCTGGATGGGCTCAACCGCCTGCCCAAGCCGCTGATCGGAAGAATCAACGGGCCAGCCTATGGCGGCGGCCTTGGCTTGATGGCCGTCTGCGACGTGGCAATCGCAGCGACGAACGCCAAATTCGCCTTCACCGAGACCCGGCTCGGCATCATCCCCGCGACCATCGGCCCTTTCGTGATGGCCCGCATGGGTGAGGCTGCCGCCAGGCGCGTCTTCTTCTCGGCGCGCCCGTTCGGCCCCGCCGAGGCTGTCACGCTTGGCCTTGTCGCTGCGACCGCGGATCCCGCCGCGCTGGACGACGCGGTCATGGCGGAGTTGGCGCCCTATGCCGCAACCGAGCCTGCCGCCGTGGCGCGCGCCAAGGCGTTGACCCGCTCGCTCGGCATGCGGATCGATGCCGATACGCTGGAGCGTACGGCAGAAGCCCTCGCCGACGCCTGGGAAAGTCCCAAGGCGCGCCAACGCATCGGCGCCTTTTTGGCCAAAGGATAG
- a CDS encoding TetR/AcrR family transcriptional regulator — MPGSLRKRTIGQGEHTADAIRRAGLALIYEKGYAAVSMRDLAQEVGIGLSSIYNHISTKQALLVELLLGHMKDLIDGLQPVLEAHRHESGRDRLLAFADFHLRYHLTRRVEVFVINSELRSLEPAHRGTVIALRRRYETHLVEILEAGEADGTLRVEDARVTAYALIAMLTGVCNWYRPDGRLTQDAIVRMHLNLLVDGLECRFAAADTVDDSAEARLRAG, encoded by the coding sequence GTGCCCGGCAGCCTACGCAAGCGCACCATCGGACAGGGAGAGCATACGGCCGACGCCATTCGGCGCGCCGGCCTCGCCCTCATCTATGAAAAGGGCTACGCCGCCGTATCCATGCGCGATCTGGCGCAGGAGGTCGGCATCGGCCTCTCGTCCATATACAATCATATCTCCACCAAGCAGGCCCTTTTGGTCGAGTTGCTGCTCGGCCATATGAAGGACCTGATAGACGGCCTGCAGCCGGTGCTGGAGGCGCATCGCCACGAAAGCGGCCGCGATCGGCTTCTCGCCTTCGCCGACTTTCACCTGCGCTATCATCTGACGCGGCGGGTGGAAGTGTTCGTAATCAACTCGGAATTGCGCAGCCTGGAGCCCGCGCATCGCGGAACCGTCATTGCGCTGCGTCGCCGCTACGAAACGCACCTGGTCGAGATCCTGGAGGCGGGCGAAGCCGACGGAACGCTGCGCGTGGAGGATGCGCGCGTCACCGCCTATGCGCTCATCGCCATGCTGACGGGCGTCTGCAACTGGTATCGCCCGGACGGGCGGCTGACGCAGGACGCCATCGTGCGCATGCACCTGAACCTGCTCGTGGACGGGCTGGAATGCCGGTTCGCCGCCGCGGACACCGTCGACGACAGTGCGGAGGCACGGCTGCGGGCAGGCTAG